A stretch of Kazachstania africana CBS 2517 chromosome 7, complete genome DNA encodes these proteins:
- the PRE6 gene encoding proteasome core particle subunit alpha 4 (similar to Saccharomyces cerevisiae PRE6 (YOL038W); ancestral locus Anc_7.120) produces the protein MSGYDRALSIFSPDGHIFQVEYALEAVKRGTCAVGVKGTNCVVLGCERRSTLKLQDPRITPSKISKIDNHIVLSFSGLNADSRILIEKARVEAQSHRLTLEDPVTVEYLARYVAGVQQKYTQSGGVRPFGVSTLIAGLDPRDNTPKLYQTEPSGIYSSWTAQTIGRNSKTVREFLEKNYNKDEPPSTVEECVKLTIKSLLEVVQTGAKNIEITVVSADNKIIVLDNEEIGKYVDDIEKEKQEQQEQEKSKKSSK, from the coding sequence ATGAGTGGTTACGACAGAGCATTATCTATTTTCTCCCCTGATGGTCATATTTTCCAAGTAGAATACGCCCTAGAAGCCGTCAAGAGAGGTACGTGTGCAGTCGGCGTCAAAGGTACCAATTGCGTAGTGCTGGGTTGCGAAAGAAGATCCACTCTGAAACTACAAGATCCAAGAATCACTCCAtccaaaatatcaaagattgATAATCATATCGTACTTTCATTCTCTGGTCTCAATGCGGATTCAAGAATCTTAATTGAAAAGGCAAGAGTAGAAGCTCAATCGCATAGATTGACCCTGGAAGATCCAGTCACCGTAGAATATTTGGCTCGTTACGTCGCAGGTGTCCAACAGAAATATACACAATCCGGTGGTGTTAGACCCTTCGGTGTCTCAACTCTGATTGCTGGTCTCGATCCAAGGGATAACACTCCAAAATTGTACCAAACAGAACCAAGCGGTATATATTCCTCATGGACTGCACAAACTATCGGCAGAAACTCAAAAACCGTGAGAGAATTCCTCGAGAAAAACTACAATAAAGATGAACCTCCATCCACAGTGGAAGAATGTGTGAAATTAACAATCAAATCATTGTTGGAAGTGGTTCAAACCGGAGCAAAGAACATCGAAATAACCGTCGTTTCAGCAGATAACAAAATAATAGTCCtagataatgaagaaatcgGTAAATACGTAGACGacattgaaaaggaaaaacaaGAACAACAGGAACAAGAGAAAAGTAAGAAATCTTCCAAATAA
- the KAFR0G03040 gene encoding 40S ribosomal protein uS8 (similar to Saccharomyces cerevisiae RPS22B (YLR367W); ancestral locus Anc_4.213) — protein sequence MTRSSVLADALNSINNAEKTGKRQVMIRPSSKVIIKFLQVMQKHGYIGEFEYIDDHRSGKIVVQLNGRLNKCGVISPRFNVKIGDIEKWTENLLPARQFGFIILTTSAGIMDHEEARRKHVSGKILGFVY from the exons ATGACTCGTTCCTCCGTTTTAGCAGACGCTTTAAATTCCATCAATAACGCTGAAAAGACTGGTAAACGTCAAGTCATGATTAGACCTTCTTCTAAGgtcatcatcaaatttttgcaaGTTATGCAAAAACATG GTTACATTGGCGAATTCGAATACATTGATGACCACAGATCAGGTAAAATTGTCGTTCAATTGAACGGTAGATTGAACAAATGTGGTGTCATCTCTCCAAGATTTAACGTTAAAATTGGtgacattgaaaaatggacTGAAAACTTATTACCTGCCAGACAATTCGGTTTCATTATCTTAACCACTTCTGCAGGTATCATGGATCATGAAGAAGCAAGAAGAAAGCATGTCTCTGGTAAGATTCTAGGTTTTGTCTACTGA
- the KAFR0G03050 gene encoding uncharacterized protein (similar to Saccharomyces cerevisiae YGR067C; ancestral locus Anc_4.214), translating to MVASQRKYVCSFCAKAFSRSEHRIRHERSHTGYKPFQCNICNHAFVRRDLVQRHIKTVHKDIKVTPNGKITEGANNNNNNNNNNTDLIAIKKDEITTDHSTPSFPKNSKFLSAATTTANFDINDQFTLQYISDNIINQYNTNSIHILIASSPAQLLNYVNNAISYFINENLFNELTSSISLESIKQDHSMLLTLMLLGQQLTDHSFNSNLWDFLWNNYSDFSMANISILILIQLNSNDLRNCTLKVNSYQLYLIRIIDNLVQLPIFPADYWDCFNIWINYLNFVNFFNLDSSKIFNWFIMQNNIFIEYPNYSITKILNSHNLINNNIIINENLILKKLNSISNLLYFESINNSYINSKGNFKSMDNLHNFIIKLNLKFSNLPSITNSTIFENIKKDCFLLNAPTKLSNLLIDYLILPKSINHWLLWQSTWFEFLRNFDVSHNDDTLINRFFLLDDNISVSSQTDIINNSLGMVSLPVIAVLELPSLQFINFPYDEAFINFMSDIILFHYEIFKMELNVTTISINNHHRINHTLGLLTNPIIQLLIYVWYCIVKDFQSLHIDEDAQYFMNRYIIGSEKKIDTDKLIQDEILTILFDKKSKSNSGFCKLIQLITTHLQQEIIEKKILRSTKLLPEFKQAILKILTSSQPYATDTTTVGTYNNNGNVNSNGNSSDANRLLLPPIYYKIVSNQTYKGPFSPPLKAISSPPVIKIRRYSLPELDALSINANSVERRKKVQLPPPSQLFDVNNGN from the coding sequence ATGGTAGCCTCTCAAAGGAAATACGTTTGCTCATTCTGTGCAAAGGCTTTTTCAAGGTCAGAACATAGAATTCGTCATGAAAGATCTCATACCGGCTATAAACCCTTCCAGTGTAATATATGTAACCATGCTTTTGTAAGAAGAGACCTAGTACAACGACATATCAAGACTGTTCATAAAGATATTAAAGTAACCCCCAATGGTAAAATTACTGAGGGtgctaataataataataataataataataataatacagaCTTAATCGCcataaagaaagatgaaattacTACGGACCACAGTACACCGagttttccaaaaaattcaaaattccTGTCCGCAGCGACAACGACTGCAAATTTCGATATCAACGATCAATTCACTTTGCAATACATATctgataatattattaatcaatATAACACTAATAGCATTCACATTCTAATAGCATCCTCTCCGGCACAACTATTGAACTACGTTAATAATGCAATTTCATActtcattaatgaaaatttattcaatgaattaACTTCTTCCATCTCGTTAGAATCAATAAAACAGGATCATTCGATGTTGTTGACTCTAATGCTATTGGGTCAACAATTAACGGATCattcttttaattcaaatttatggGATTTCTTATGGAATAATTATTCggatttttcaatggcaaatatatcaattttaatactaattcaattgaattcaaatgatttacGAAATTGTACTCTGAAAGTCAATTCATATCAATTGTATTTAATCCGcataattgataatttggTACAATTACCCATCTTTCCAGCAGATTATTGGGAttgtttcaatatctggattaattatttaaattttgtcaattttttcaatctagattcatcaaaaatcttcaattggttcataatgcaaaataatatatttatcGAATATCCAAACTACTCCATAACAAAAATTCTAAATTCCCATAAtcttatcaataataacatcatcattaatgaaaatttgattttgaaaaaattgaactctatttcaaatttattatattttgaatcaataaataattcttaTATCAATTCCAAGGggaatttcaaatcaatggATAATTTACACAATTTTatcataaaattaaatttaaaattttcaaatttaccATCAATAACAAATTCgacaatttttgaaaatataaagaaagattgTTTTTTACTTAACGCTCCGACAAAACTTTCAAACTTATTAATagattatttgatattaccaaaatcaataaatcaCTGGTTATTATGGCAATCTACATGGTTTGAATTCCTGAGGAATTTTGACGTGTCACATAATGATGACACGCTCATAAATAGATTTTTCCTGTTAGACGATAATATTTCCGTGTCTTCACAAACAGATATCATTAATAACAGTCTCGGGATGGTGTCATTACCCGTCATTGCTGTTTTGGAATTACCTTCTTtacaatttattaatttccCATACGATGAAGCATTTATTAACTTCATGTCAGATATAATCTTATTCcattatgaaattttcaagatgGAATTAAACGTTACAACGATCTCTATTAATAATCATCATAGAATCAACCATACTTTGGGACTGTTAACTAATCCaatcattcaattgttAATTTACGTATGGTATTGTATAGTGAAAGATTTTCAATCTCTACacattgatgaagatgcaCAATATTTTATGAATCGTTATATTATTGGAAGtgagaaaaaaatcgaTACAGATAAATTGATTCAAGATGAAATCTTAACGATTCTTTTCGATAAGAAATCGAAATCAAATTCTGGTTTTTGCAAATTAATTCAACTAATTACGACGCATTTACAACAAGAGataattgagaaaaaaatattacgttcaacaaaattattaccGGAATTTAAGCAAgcaatattgaaaatattgactAGCTCGCAGCCTTATGCGACTGACACAACTACGGTGGGCACttacaataataatggtaatgTTAATAGTAATGGTAATAGTAGCGATGCCAACAGATTGCTATTACCTCCGatatattataaaataGTTAGTAATCAAACATACAAGGGACCATTTTCACCGCCTTTGAAAGCGATAAGCAGTCCACCTGTTATTAAGATAAGAAGGTATTCATTACCAGAATTGGATGCACTTTCGATAAATGCCAATAGTGTAgagagaagaaagaaagtaCAATTGCCTCCGCCTTCACAACTATTTGATGTCAATAATGGAAATTAG